TCCTTTCAATTCGTTTTTTGTCTAGTTTTGGAAAAATTGTGACTCGGTTTAAAATTCTAGATATCAGTGGTAATGGAGCTGCTTGATGTCATGAAGAACTTAACTATCAAACATCCAGAAAAAGACAGTCAACAGTTGCTATTCAAATCAATTGCTGCAGATATTGACGATGTGCCCACGGAAGTAGTTCTTGCCGAGTACACAGATAAAACCTTGCTCATACTATCACAATACCAAAAAATTGGCAGCATGTTAACAGTAAAAAAAGATGAAGTCCATAATCCCCTTGGGAGTAGTGATATTTATACAACAAACGTTATTTTTGGTGCTACAGGAGAGGAGCAACAAGTAGCAGCAAGGTACCTGGCAGAGgccatcaaaataactaaaccaCTGAACATCTTCATCAACCTGAAGTCCTATGATATTGAGACTTTAAAGGCCTGTGTGGATATCGTACAAGACCTTAGGAGGGATCAGGGTAATTAAAatgtctttaacaaacattaaGAGATTTAAGCCTGTCCACAAGTATTATGGTCAACTGGTGTTGGGTCCCCCTGGTGCTGGCAAGACAACATATTGTTGTAAAATGTCTCAGTTGTTGCGTAAGTTCAGAAGAAAAGTGGTAATTGTCAACTTAGATCCTGCTAATGAACTTATGTCTTATGAGCCAGATATAGACATCAGACAACTTATAGTCCTTGAAGAAGTTATGGATCAGTACAACTTGGGACCTAATGGAGCATTATTGTATTGCATGGaatttttagaacaaaacataGACTGGCTGTTAAATCAAATTGAAGGAGAAAACTCAACTAATTTCATATTTGACATGCCTGGACAGGTAGAATTGTACTGCCACCATAAAAGTCTATCAAACATATTTTCCAAGCTATCTGAACAAAGTAATCTTCAGTTGTGTGTTGTGCACTTGGTTGATTCCCACCATTGCTCAGACGCAGGAAAATTTATCTCTGCATTAATGTTGTCATTAAGTGCCATGTTGAAAATAGGACTTCCACATATTAATTTGTTAACTAAGGTAGACCTTCTTAAGAAACACATGGATAAATTGCAATTTGGTATAGACTTTTACACTGATGTATTGGATCTGAACTATTTGGTTGATTGTCTTGATACTGATGCATTtactaaaaagtacaaaaagttaaatgaaGCTTTAGTTTCCGTAATTGAAGATTACAGTTTAGTATCATTTCAACTTGTGGACATGTTGAAAGATGATAGTTTAGTCAAAGTGAAGAATTTAGTTGATAAGGCCAATGGGCATGTTTTCAAAGCGGAAGAGGGCAGGCACATAAACAGTATGTTAGCTTGTGCAATGGGAGTTGGTGAAACAAATGATATAGAAtgattattgaataaaatatgtacttctTAAATCTTAGTGTGTTTTAATGCTACTTAACCTGTGTTGATTTTAGTTAGTGCCATGAATAgagttaaaattttattgatcCAATAAAGCTATTAAAAGTGGTTATTCTGGGGGCTGCTTTATAAATGCATGATGTATCCTGTAAGTGTAAGGATTTTGTATGATCATGCAGAAGGGGTTAAGTTTTTTCgtaataactttaagtaccagtaggtactaaatagtacaaatacaGAGTATGCTCTTGTTTTTTTACCTAGTAATAAGTATAGTACAGCTAGGGTTActattaattgtgacgttacctatgaaacctgagggcctaccgcgaatcacgttcgacgtgttgcctctgtcGCAATTGTacattcgtacgtaagtgtgacagggaggcaacacgtcgaacgtggttcgcggtaggccctctggatcTTTTGTTAAGGGCGCTCACGCCAtactgcgtagcgcagcgttcagtgccggattaaccattaagcaaaataagcacttgcttagggcaccacgtctaggggggcaccaaaatcataggaaaaaaaaaacgcgcaggctgcatcagcatcgcagtcgtagtgtactacacttatgtacacgaaactttttgatacgtgtgcaagtacccatctaataacgaagggtcgtaagagagtgagtacacgtaagcacatctccaaccttgatcaaagctcatggccaaaaaatcttaccgtcgggcttgtggccaaccgattttctcgacgtagattaccgattttgtagcgtattttggtctcttgcacaccagatgtgtcggccaggccgagttgctgcagagccgcgatcctgcgacctaattgtcaaagtgtaataaagggccctgcgaaggccgaaaaacaaaagcatcttatcaagttgcgctttcgaattaaggcaaaggccgagcagcaggcggaccgtgattacataggttcgatttcaagccactcttttgcagttcggcgttaggtctcatgcgacgccaggccttctactttatgcaaactgccccactttcgcttgctcatggatccaaatccatgctgtcctctttcgcagctgggctgccttgctcacacctcgccattggttgtattatatgataacgcgccgcgatctgacgctgcggacgtccagctattcatacctcgccattggtcaaattcaagccttgctttcttccagctcgacctttggcctcatccgtaagcgctgatcgaacgctccgcgcattcagccttagactttgcctttaaaaacaccttcacgatttaggccaatcaaattatatccaaaaatagcgttttgaggaattaattcccagcaagctggaaattgttttaatacatttatttggtcctaaatgcgtgtaatcccagtttgctctatcctaggaggtgtgcatacattttgggatccttaggagataattttttcctttggattgccaaaccactcgatgtagaaggaacccactatcaattacaatagcacttagtggatcagacactggtaagaaagcgttttcggattattaacatgattttaccaaaaataaaaaatgtcgacctaatttacaatttaggactacgaatacatattaaggtaccttaaataaatcaatcaatcaatatattttattgcaagaacttagttaaattacatttcggatcctcagatatcaattttaataatacttgtaattagaacaaattttccgacagccgtaccgttttcgatttacaagcaaaaaaactgaaaaagaggaaacatttatgcacacctcctggagtggagcaaactcggattacacgtatttttaggtcgaaaaaatctaattgtattggcctaattgtgacacattataatttaagaaaacggaacttattcgcgtttgattaagttctaaaattacctccaacgtcaagataatgatgtcgactttacacagtcttctccgagaccatggggacaacgccgtccttgaaacgtcgggtcagatgtaattttaaaacttaccctattaagtcccgttttcgtaaacaataatttgctatttaaaacatttgtggccattggtacttgttctgacaaaaaccaatggccaatggctaagcccctactgaagctcggcctttgccctcacatgaatgagcttcgcaggaaagctctagaggttccaaaatcctgtgcggaatactgcctatgtcttacgtcttcgcttacacttggaccatggttggcttggcctccggacttatgcgaagcacggtcttcgaatttgcttacacttgaccttaaaggttgactcacgctacacaggggcagggccgggccggagcttccggcgcttcgttttctatggaaagcattacgtcatcaccggagctctgtagtggcccggtgcgggctcggaccggagactagccggtcatgctatgagcaaaaatcggacttcccggagcctccgggccacccggtgactcaattcttcctttcgggtgatattccactagtctaagatctttgtccaatgtgcattgcgtctcactctctcattaagcaaaatgtcagacgcaaatacacattggaccaagatattggaaagatgaaaaaccagaataccacccttcgcaatgtgcatgctcggatgtgtcggtatatatttgccaaaacaagaaggttacaaaacgtcataaatttgtttgttaaatatggatggcATAGCCAATAtattacttggtcgggttatattttactcggcgcagagagaagttaattaacaatgactgccaatctctatatgaaaccaaatttctgtaaataaagctacacaattctacatattgccggttttgtggaaagcaataaaaaaatagtacttatatttattttagtcacgctggctccacattttacttgagatagttgatagcgccagacaagttgcctaagaatttgttaccaattttaatagtaaatgaagtggaataaaaaaatgttcagaagaagcagagctttaagaactaaatactgccgtttcgtacatattgtcggattatcatattattgacaatgaaataaattatataacaaaagaataacgtactataagtatatataagtcgttacgtagccgcctgttgtctgcctctacatttaatcaattgtttgttttttattttcttttgtatctttttactgaggtgttccaataaagagtattctatttatacatctatctatctatctatctacgcaaggtttattacaagcgacttagttaagtatttatttgacctatatatatttcccgaacaacgcggtatccgtgaagattcagtctttattatttacttttccatactgcagttctgtcaatttccgtgataaaatgatgtgacggattgaaaattctattctcagaagtaatgcggcaataaacgtcactcaatttaccaagaaaattcaatgtaatcttgatgagggggcaccatggtctagaaatgcttagggcaccaaaatgtcttaatccggcactggcagcgtttataaaatgtgtttgtgcacgtatagtggagccgttaaccacatATAGTAcgataaattttatcgacaaatcacccctcATAacctgttttttctcaacc
This portion of the Cydia pomonella isolate Wapato2018A chromosome 7, ilCydPomo1, whole genome shotgun sequence genome encodes:
- the LOC133519506 gene encoding proteasome assembly chaperone 3-like, translating into MELLDVMKNLTIKHPEKDSQQLLFKSIAADIDDVPTEVVLAEYTDKTLLILSQYQKIGSMLTVKKDEVHNPLGSSDIYTTNVIFGATGEEQQVAARYLAEAIKITKPLNIFINLKSYDIETLKACVDIVQDLRRDQGN
- the LOC133520019 gene encoding GPN-loop GTPase 2-like, which gives rise to MSLTNIKRFKPVHKYYGQLVLGPPGAGKTTYCCKMSQLLRKFRRKVVIVNLDPANELMSYEPDIDIRQLIVLEEVMDQYNLGPNGALLYCMEFLEQNIDWLLNQIEGENSTNFIFDMPGQVELYCHHKSLSNIFSKLSEQSNLQLCVVHLVDSHHCSDAGKFISALMLSLSAMLKIGLPHINLLTKVDLLKKHMDKLQFGIDFYTDVLDLNYLVDCLDTDAFTKKYKKLNEALVSVIEDYSLVSFQLVDMLKDDSLVKVKNLVDKANGHVFKAEEGRHINSMLACAMGVGETNDIE